The Pseudanabaena galeata CCNP1313 genome includes a region encoding these proteins:
- a CDS encoding sterol desaturase family protein, whose protein sequence is MRKTLGFLPEIEFFIKIAVICTLLQQIFYLFLKDIETPFEFQVLLYYMVGSISFYGIGFLIEKCLKKNEIWRDKLNIRVVKVKEQDFPNFTPKGIILGELKSLIAAFIILFLAPEVHRGNSLSLNFVWFLMRIVVADFCFYISHYILHKYFLKIHLKHHEFRDSSSFVASHKSLSEYIITTITDLLPVFIFGCDLSQICAWTIVGNFYNLEGHSSLSIFFVSSDFHDRHHTCFKGNYGIQGFWDRIFGTQAKNTRKQGILFPTNYLQ, encoded by the coding sequence ATGAGAAAAACTCTTGGCTTTCTACCTGAAATTGAGTTCTTTATAAAAATTGCGGTTATATGTACTTTACTCCAACAGATTTTTTATTTATTCCTGAAAGATATTGAAACACCTTTTGAGTTTCAAGTATTGCTGTACTATATGGTAGGTTCTATTTCTTTTTATGGGATAGGATTCCTAATTGAAAAATGTCTCAAAAAGAATGAGATTTGGAGAGATAAACTCAATATTCGGGTTGTTAAAGTTAAGGAACAAGATTTCCCCAATTTTACTCCGAAAGGAATTATTTTGGGCGAATTAAAATCTTTAATTGCCGCATTTATAATACTTTTCTTAGCACCAGAAGTGCATCGAGGGAATAGTTTGTCCCTCAATTTTGTATGGTTTTTAATGAGAATAGTTGTTGCCGATTTCTGTTTCTATATTAGTCATTATATTTTGCATAAATATTTTTTGAAAATACATCTTAAACATCATGAGTTTCGAGACTCATCCAGTTTTGTAGCTTCTCATAAAAGTTTATCTGAATACATAATTACTACAATTACCGATCTTTTACCCGTTTTTATATTTGGATGCGATCTCTCTCAGATCTGTGCTTGGACTATCGTAGGTAATTTTTATAACCTAGAAGGGCATAGCTCTCTATCGATTTTCTTCGTTTCGTCAGATTTTCATGACCGTCATCATACCTGTTTTAAAGGTAACTATGGCATTCAAGGCTTCTGGGATCGGATATTTGGAACACAGGCTAAGAATACAAGAAAACAAGGAATTTTATTTCCTACCAACTACTTACAGTAA
- a CDS encoding MBL fold metallo-hydrolase — MSISDSEFSIHFWGVRGSIATPGPTTVRYGGNTPCVEMRCQGERIIFDGGTGIRVLGQHLLKHMPIEASIFFTHSHWDHVQGFPFFTPAFVKGNLFKIYGKIAPTGQTMQERLEEQMHHPNFPVPLRVMASCLEFFDVEVPSVIEIGNGVTVETGMLNHPGEATGYRVSCGDRVAVYATDTEHFSDRVDENLVYLARNADVLIMDATYSDEEYWSSASPKIGWGHSTWQEAIKVAEAANVKTLVIFHHDPLHSDDQLDEFGRLAQEKFAGAVMAREGMYISIPVRTGSKPLVKV; from the coding sequence ATGTCCATTTCTGACAGCGAGTTCTCTATTCATTTTTGGGGTGTGCGTGGCAGTATAGCTACCCCTGGCCCAACCACAGTGCGCTATGGTGGCAATACCCCTTGTGTAGAAATGCGTTGCCAAGGTGAACGTATTATTTTTGATGGGGGAACGGGGATTAGGGTTTTAGGACAGCATCTGTTAAAGCATATGCCGATTGAGGCGAGTATTTTTTTCACCCATAGCCATTGGGATCATGTTCAGGGGTTCCCATTTTTTACACCTGCCTTTGTGAAAGGTAATCTATTTAAAATTTATGGAAAGATTGCGCCAACAGGGCAAACGATGCAGGAACGTCTAGAGGAGCAGATGCATCATCCTAATTTTCCTGTACCATTAAGGGTGATGGCTTCGTGTTTAGAGTTTTTTGATGTTGAAGTTCCGAGTGTGATCGAGATTGGGAATGGGGTCACCGTGGAAACAGGGATGCTGAATCATCCAGGGGAGGCGACGGGTTATCGAGTGAGTTGTGGCGATCGCGTGGCGGTTTATGCGACGGATACTGAACATTTTAGCGATCGCGTTGATGAAAATTTGGTATATCTGGCTCGGAATGCTGATGTGTTGATTATGGATGCTACTTATTCCGATGAAGAATATTGGTCAAGTGCTAGTCCCAAAATCGGCTGGGGGCATTCGACATGGCAAGAGGCGATCAAGGTTGCTGAAGCAGCTAATGTGAAGACTCTCGTAATTTTCCATCATGATCCTTTGCATAGTGACGATCAGTTAGATGAGTTTGGGCGGCTAGCTCAAGAGAAGTTTGCGGGAGCTGTAATGGCTAGGGAAGGGATGTATATTTCTATTCCTGTTCGCACTGGTTCCAAGCCGTTAGTTAAAGTTTGA
- a CDS encoding TspO/MBR family protein, which produces MIITWLAIAVASFVGGFALNKLYPADYKWFMRLRRPRWLTFEGAIPFIWIAIFICGITSAAFLWEAQPATVNTWLLMVGYGILEIAILAYTPVMTRFRNVRLGAIVGAIGFILGLVLTTQVWQISSLAGWLLVPYLLWSPVGTYVTWVMARLNPPEI; this is translated from the coding sequence ATGATTATTACTTGGCTAGCGATCGCGGTTGCTTCCTTTGTTGGTGGTTTTGCCCTTAACAAACTTTATCCCGCTGACTACAAATGGTTTATGCGGTTGCGTCGTCCGCGCTGGCTCACCTTTGAAGGCGCAATTCCCTTTATTTGGATTGCGATTTTTATTTGCGGCATTACTTCCGCCGCCTTCCTCTGGGAAGCCCAACCTGCCACAGTGAACACATGGTTACTTATGGTTGGCTATGGGATCTTGGAAATCGCGATTTTAGCCTATACCCCAGTGATGACCCGATTTCGTAATGTCAGGTTAGGGGCAATCGTAGGCGCGATCGGTTTTATATTAGGGTTAGTTTTAACAACTCAAGTTTGGCAAATTTCCAGCTTGGCAGGATGGTTATTAGTGCCATATTTGCTATGGAGTCCTGTGGGCACTTATGTAACATGGGTGATGGCAAGACTAAATCCACCTGAGATTTAA
- the ovoA gene encoding 5-histidylcysteine sulfoxide synthase codes for MQPPNLHRCDRPEILAYFQRAWQIEDNLMKSLVNPETFYTNPDPLRNLLIFYLGHSAVFYVNKLVRVGLLEQRLNPHFERLFEIGVDPEKPEEIANIFDNLRQAEVTAVWQYRDQVYNAISELIDNLTNMAPPINPEHPLWALMMAIEHQYIHIETSSMLIRQLPVEQLQCPESWQYAPANGYTTANEMIEVTGGTVRLGKPQDSNIYGWDIEYGDRTVNVATFQASKYLITNAEFLDFVKDGGYENQDYWHEQSWACKVQHDIKHPKFWVPDADSYKYRTMFDEIAMPFDFPVEVNHYEAIAYCRWKGNHTRLMSEAEWYLATYGSSESAQVADNQAENYNLNLKFASPSPVGYLPQAKSDVGLYDLRGNVWEWLSDHLTPLTGYKSHYLYENYSAPYFDAKHYMMAGGSWITSGTEAEKYYRNWFRPNFYQHAGFRIAI; via the coding sequence ATGCAACCACCAAATCTCCACCGTTGCGATCGTCCAGAAATTCTTGCCTATTTTCAACGAGCTTGGCAAATTGAAGATAACTTAATGAAAAGTTTGGTTAATCCTGAAACTTTTTATACAAATCCCGATCCCTTACGCAATTTATTGATTTTTTATTTAGGTCATTCGGCAGTCTTTTATGTCAATAAATTAGTCAGAGTTGGCTTATTAGAGCAACGCCTAAATCCTCACTTTGAAAGGCTTTTTGAAATTGGAGTTGATCCAGAGAAACCTGAAGAAATAGCTAATATTTTTGATAATCTTCGCCAAGCAGAAGTTACAGCAGTTTGGCAATATCGCGATCAAGTTTATAACGCAATTTCTGAGCTAATTGATAATTTAACGAATATGGCTCCGCCCATTAATCCAGAGCATCCACTTTGGGCGTTGATGATGGCGATCGAGCATCAATATATTCACATCGAAACCTCATCGATGTTAATTCGCCAGTTACCTGTTGAGCAACTGCAATGTCCCGAAAGTTGGCAATATGCTCCCGCCAATGGCTACACCACGGCAAATGAAATGATTGAAGTCACAGGTGGTACAGTGCGACTAGGCAAACCTCAAGATTCAAATATCTATGGTTGGGATATTGAATATGGCGATCGCACAGTGAATGTGGCGACCTTTCAGGCAAGTAAATATCTAATTACCAATGCCGAATTTCTCGATTTTGTCAAAGATGGCGGCTACGAAAATCAAGACTATTGGCACGAGCAATCTTGGGCTTGCAAAGTTCAGCACGATATCAAGCACCCTAAGTTTTGGGTTCCTGATGCTGACAGCTATAAATATCGTACCATGTTTGATGAAATTGCGATGCCCTTTGATTTTCCTGTGGAGGTCAATCATTATGAAGCGATCGCCTATTGTCGCTGGAAAGGCAACCATACGCGCCTGATGAGTGAGGCTGAATGGTATCTGGCAACATACGGCTCTTCTGAATCTGCTCAAGTAGCAGATAACCAAGCTGAAAATTACAATCTCAATTTAAAATTTGCTTCCCCAAGTCCCGTTGGTTATCTTCCTCAAGCCAAAAGTGATGTCGGACTATACGACTTGCGTGGTAATGTTTGGGAATGGCTCAGCGATCATTTAACGCCACTTACAGGATATAAGTCTCACTATCTCTATGAGAACTATTCCGCACCATATTTTGATGCGAAGCACTATATGATGGCTGGCGGCTCATGGATTACCAGTGGAACTGAAGCTGAGAAGTACTACCGCAACTGGTTCCGTCCCAACTTCTATCAACACGCAGGATTTAGAATAGCCATATAA
- a CDS encoding thiol-disulfide oxidoreductase DCC family protein — MLSPQVTDKLAPQASTWKIKLLYDGACPLCVREVNFLKGKDDDRGLIKFVDIAADDYDPADNAGIDFETAMGRIHAVLPYGEIVQNVEVFRQTYDILGIGWIYAITKLPLVGSLADALYGVWADYRLLLTGRANLQTIVAERRQRLQGCTDGCAIAEQETS; from the coding sequence ATGCTATCTCCACAGGTAACAGACAAACTCGCCCCCCAAGCGTCCACATGGAAAATTAAGCTGCTATACGATGGCGCATGTCCTCTCTGTGTGCGTGAAGTCAACTTTTTAAAAGGCAAAGATGACGATCGCGGCTTGATTAAATTTGTGGATATCGCCGCCGATGACTACGATCCTGCTGACAATGCGGGGATTGATTTTGAAACTGCGATGGGACGGATTCATGCAGTGTTGCCTTATGGTGAAATCGTTCAAAATGTCGAAGTATTTCGCCAAACCTATGACATTCTCGGCATCGGTTGGATCTATGCAATTACGAAATTGCCCCTAGTCGGGAGCTTAGCCGATGCACTTTATGGCGTTTGGGCTGACTATCGCCTCTTACTAACTGGTCGCGCCAATCTCCAAACTATCGTTGCTGAACGTCGGCAACGTCTGCAAGGTTGTACTGATGGCTGTGCGATCGCCGAGCAGGAAACATCATGA
- a CDS encoding SMR family transporter, with the protein MDWINLIIAGLLEVVWASSLKYTEGLTKPLPTILTLSSITASFILLAQAVKTLPIATGYTVWTGIGVVGTAIFGSIFLGESRDLSKFICISLIVLGIVGLRFTGSK; encoded by the coding sequence ATGGATTGGATTAATTTAATAATTGCAGGACTATTGGAAGTTGTCTGGGCAAGTAGCTTAAAATACACCGAAGGTCTTACAAAACCATTGCCGACCATCCTCACCCTTTCATCGATCACCGCTAGCTTTATCCTGTTAGCTCAAGCCGTAAAAACACTGCCAATTGCTACAGGTTATACGGTTTGGACAGGGATCGGCGTAGTGGGAACAGCGATCTTTGGTTCTATATTTCTCGGTGAATCCCGCGATTTATCAAAATTTATCTGCATCAGCCTCATTGTGCTAGGTATCGTCGGTTTGCGATTTACAGGGTCAAAATGA
- a CDS encoding transposase, with amino-acid sequence MNNSNEVCDVLGIDISKAKFDVALIQDNAKIKNKVFNNNPEGFVELQEWLNIQSVKNLHSCMEATSTYGNALARFLVAAGYKVSIVNPSRPKAFGKSELSRTKTDRADAKVIARFCAALKPAAWTPPALEIEQLQALVHRLDSLTAMQQQEQNRLATADPILVEAINTHIDFLKEQIEMTKKLIRQHFDQHPHLKSQRDLLTSIPGIAELTATVLLAEIRDISAFDTADQLAAFAGLTPREFSSGSSIHGKPRLSKIGNSRLRKALFMPAIVARRYNSPIVAFCDRLTAKGKSKMSVIGAVMHKLLRQVFGVLKSQRSFDPNFVKIPS; translated from the coding sequence ATGAACAATAGCAATGAAGTATGTGATGTTTTAGGCATAGACATCAGTAAAGCCAAGTTTGATGTTGCCCTAATTCAAGACAACGCCAAGATTAAGAACAAAGTATTTAACAATAATCCCGAAGGATTTGTCGAACTACAAGAATGGCTAAACATTCAAAGTGTAAAAAATTTACATAGCTGTATGGAAGCCACCAGCACTTATGGCAATGCCTTAGCCCGATTCTTAGTAGCCGCAGGGTACAAAGTAAGTATCGTCAATCCATCACGTCCCAAAGCCTTTGGCAAGAGCGAGTTAAGTCGTACAAAGACAGACCGTGCTGATGCCAAAGTTATTGCTAGATTTTGTGCTGCCTTAAAGCCTGCTGCTTGGACACCACCAGCATTAGAAATTGAGCAACTCCAAGCATTAGTACATCGTTTAGATAGCTTAACCGCCATGCAGCAACAAGAGCAAAATCGTCTTGCTACGGCTGATCCAATTTTGGTTGAAGCAATTAACACCCACATTGACTTCCTCAAGGAGCAAATTGAGATGACCAAAAAATTGATCCGTCAGCACTTTGATCAACATCCTCATTTGAAATCGCAACGGGATTTGTTGACTTCCATTCCAGGTATTGCTGAATTGACTGCAACTGTATTACTGGCGGAAATTCGGGATATTTCTGCTTTTGATACGGCTGATCAATTAGCCGCTTTTGCGGGTTTAACTCCGCGTGAATTCTCTTCTGGCTCTTCGATTCATGGCAAACCGCGCTTGTCAAAAATTGGTAATTCACGTTTGCGTAAAGCTTTGTTTATGCCTGCGATTGTTGCTCGTCGTTATAATTCGCCGATTGTCGCTTTCTGCGATCGCCTTACTGCTAAGGGTAAGTCCAAAATGTCCGTCATTGGTGCTGTAATGCACAAGCTGTTACGACAGGTCTTTGGTGTTCTCAAGTCTCAGCGTTCTTTCGATCCTAATTTTGTTAAAATTCCCTCTTGA
- the egtD gene encoding L-histidine N(alpha)-methyltransferase has product MTVKHLKILHQHNTNINQTFQKDGQDVVQGLSGTPKALPPKYFYDDRGSELFEQICELPEYYPTRTEAWILNKYADEIADITGSCELVELGSGSSTKTHYLLSAYQKATNSLTEAIPDAFSYIPIDVSGGILKTTVLHLQQKYPDLSIEGLIGTYDEALFHLGKNHLRSRMIFFLGSSIGNFTESESNDFLGKVSHALTQGDYFLLGIDLQKPKEILEAAYNDSQEVTAAFNLNMLAHLNWRFQGDFDLDLFKHQAIYNEVDHQIEMYLHARSPHQASLEILDLKVQFEAGESILTEISRKFDLEKVQAQLRSQGLETVKIWTDPQKWFGLVLCQVPHN; this is encoded by the coding sequence ATGACAGTTAAACATTTAAAGATTCTGCATCAACATAATACAAATATAAATCAAACCTTTCAGAAAGATGGACAGGATGTTGTTCAAGGGTTAAGTGGAACTCCGAAAGCCCTCCCTCCGAAATACTTTTATGACGATCGCGGCTCGGAGTTATTTGAGCAAATTTGCGAACTTCCCGAATATTATCCAACCCGTACCGAAGCATGGATATTAAATAAATATGCTGATGAAATCGCTGATATTACAGGTTCCTGTGAATTAGTGGAATTAGGTAGCGGTAGTTCTACTAAAACCCATTATTTACTGAGCGCCTATCAAAAAGCTACAAATTCTCTAACAGAAGCCATACCAGATGCTTTTAGCTATATTCCCATAGATGTGAGTGGTGGCATTCTCAAAACTACGGTCTTGCATTTACAACAAAAATATCCTGATCTATCCATTGAAGGACTGATTGGCACATATGACGAAGCGTTATTTCACTTGGGCAAAAACCATTTGCGATCGCGGATGATTTTCTTTTTAGGTAGCTCGATTGGTAACTTTACAGAATCAGAATCTAATGATTTTTTAGGTAAGGTTTCCCATGCTTTGACTCAAGGAGATTATTTCCTATTAGGGATTGATTTGCAGAAACCGAAAGAAATCTTAGAAGCTGCTTATAACGATAGCCAAGAAGTAACGGCAGCATTTAATTTGAACATGCTTGCCCATTTAAATTGGAGATTTCAAGGTGATTTTGATCTCGATTTATTTAAGCACCAAGCGATTTATAACGAAGTCGATCATCAAATTGAAATGTATTTACATGCGCGATCGCCCCATCAAGCATCTCTCGAAATACTCGATCTCAAGGTTCAATTTGAAGCAGGTGAAAGCATCCTTACGGAGATATCGCGTAAATTTGACTTAGAAAAAGTTCAAGCACAACTGCGATCGCAGGGTTTAGAAACAGTCAAAATCTGGACAGATCCCCAAAAATGGTTTGGCTTAGTTCTGTGTCAAGTTCCTCATAATTAA
- a CDS encoding heavy metal translocating P-type ATPase yields the protein MVLTQSITTASPKLQSSSLTLAIAGMKCAGCVATVEKRLLACDAVKAASVNLLTEKATVVYGGESLPQDLAPQLIEAIAKAGFAAELINKGDRQSSRNAVSKNPPQNSWFGLTKEIVIPASLVILAIVGHLGLIGVADLPLIGNMYAHWLVSTSALGWIGRPIWWDGLKSLWYRAPNMNSLVGLGTISAYLASTIALFVPQLNWQCFFEEPVMLLGFVLLGQALLERAKGKASNAIRALMELQPASARLLINSTDGDLQVPMAVEDLQVGDRIVVWAGEKIPVDGEIIGGGSSVDESMLTGESSPVAKQLGARVTGGTLNLTGAITVQVLQTGSETTLARIVSLVESAQASKAPIQYLADRVAGYFAYAVMAIAALTFLTWYGLLHAEIVFSLKLAIAVLVVACPCALGLATPTAIMVGTGIGAEKGILIKGGASLEKIDQLSVVIFDKTGTLTTGKPEVTDVITNDLIVFGRKLIEQTTFKSMVEEREVPASALRLLQLAASAETGANHILGAATIAKAQELNIELLPTQSSQIVTGCGVEAILTTGEEILVGNSAWLRDRQVEISDEMLERSQNLAEFGKTPIFVATQITDPKGFSNLGLVGIIAMRDRIKPEAPEVIRQLESMGLQVWMLTGDHQETAKAIANQLGIPPERAIAEVKPDGKAATVMKLIAEGQRVAMIGDGVNDAPALASATIGIALSSGTDVAMETADIVLMRHDISDVVPAIELSRATFSKIRQNLFWAFAYNTLAIPVAAGILYPSFGISLNPTIAGLAMAFSSVSVVLSSLSLRARKK from the coding sequence GTGGTACTGACTCAATCAATAACAACAGCATCTCCTAAGCTCCAGTCTAGCTCCTTAACCCTAGCGATCGCAGGCATGAAGTGTGCGGGTTGTGTGGCAACGGTCGAAAAGCGTTTGCTAGCCTGTGACGCGGTAAAGGCGGCAAGTGTAAATTTACTAACCGAGAAAGCAACCGTAGTTTATGGCGGAGAAAGCTTGCCACAGGATTTAGCGCCACAATTGATTGAGGCGATCGCCAAAGCAGGTTTTGCGGCGGAGTTGATTAATAAAGGCGATCGCCAATCTTCTCGCAATGCTGTATCTAAAAATCCTCCTCAAAATTCTTGGTTCGGTCTGACCAAAGAAATTGTTATTCCTGCCTCGTTGGTGATTTTGGCGATCGTCGGACATTTAGGCTTGATTGGTGTCGCTGATTTGCCCTTGATTGGCAATATGTACGCCCATTGGCTAGTCTCCACCAGCGCCCTCGGCTGGATTGGTCGTCCGATTTGGTGGGATGGCTTGAAATCGCTGTGGTATCGCGCCCCCAACATGAACTCATTGGTGGGTTTAGGGACAATTTCAGCATATTTGGCAAGCACAATCGCCTTATTTGTACCGCAGTTAAATTGGCAATGCTTTTTTGAAGAGCCTGTAATGCTTTTGGGTTTTGTGTTGCTGGGACAAGCTCTGTTAGAACGCGCTAAGGGTAAAGCCTCAAATGCAATTCGCGCTTTGATGGAGTTGCAACCCGCTAGCGCCAGATTATTGATCAATAGCACTGATGGCGATCTACAAGTGCCAATGGCAGTCGAAGATTTGCAAGTAGGCGATCGCATCGTGGTTTGGGCTGGAGAAAAAATCCCAGTTGATGGCGAAATTATCGGCGGTGGTTCTAGCGTTGATGAGTCAATGCTCACGGGTGAATCAAGCCCTGTTGCGAAACAATTAGGGGCGCGAGTCACTGGGGGAACGCTGAATTTGACAGGCGCGATTACAGTCCAAGTTTTGCAAACTGGCTCAGAAACGACTTTGGCACGGATTGTCTCCCTCGTAGAATCAGCACAGGCAAGCAAAGCCCCAATTCAATATTTAGCCGATCGCGTAGCAGGATATTTTGCTTACGCAGTAATGGCGATCGCCGCTTTAACCTTTTTGACTTGGTACGGATTGCTCCATGCCGAAATTGTGTTTAGTTTAAAATTGGCGATCGCCGTTTTAGTAGTGGCTTGTCCCTGTGCGCTAGGTTTGGCAACGCCAACAGCGATCATGGTCGGCACGGGAATTGGCGCAGAAAAGGGCATCTTAATCAAAGGTGGGGCAAGTCTGGAAAAGATCGATCAATTGTCGGTGGTGATCTTTGATAAAACAGGCACTTTGACCACAGGTAAGCCTGAAGTTACCGATGTGATCACCAATGACTTAATCGTTTTTGGGCGCAAACTAATCGAGCAAACTACTTTTAAAAGTATGGTCGAAGAGCGCGAAGTCCCAGCGTCCGCTTTACGGTTGTTGCAACTAGCTGCCAGTGCCGAAACTGGCGCAAATCATATTCTCGGTGCAGCGACGATCGCTAAGGCTCAAGAGTTAAATATCGAGTTATTACCAACGCAATCTTCGCAAATTGTGACGGGCTGCGGTGTTGAGGCGATATTGACCACAGGAGAAGAAATTCTGGTGGGTAATAGTGCATGGTTGCGCGATCGCCAAGTGGAAATTTCTGACGAGATGTTAGAGCGATCGCAGAATTTAGCAGAATTTGGCAAAACTCCAATTTTTGTCGCAACCCAAATTACTGACCCCAAGGGGTTCAGTAATTTGGGCTTAGTCGGGATCATCGCCATGCGCGATCGCATCAAGCCTGAAGCTCCTGAAGTCATTCGCCAACTCGAATCAATGGGCTTACAGGTTTGGATGCTCACGGGTGATCATCAAGAAACTGCCAAGGCGATCGCTAACCAATTAGGTATTCCCCCTGAACGGGCGATCGCTGAAGTCAAGCCCGACGGCAAGGCTGCCACAGTGATGAAATTAATCGCTGAAGGTCAGCGGGTGGCGATGATTGGGGATGGGGTTAATGATGCTCCAGCCTTAGCCAGTGCTACTATCGGTATTGCCCTCAGTTCAGGAACTGATGTTGCTATGGAAACCGCCGATATTGTGTTAATGCGTCATGACATTAGCGATGTTGTCCCTGCGATCGAACTTAGTCGCGCCACCTTCAGCAAAATTCGCCAAAATTTATTTTGGGCTTTTGCTTACAACACATTAGCGATTCCCGTCGCCGCAGGAATTCTTTATCCCAGTTTTGGTATTTCTCTCAATCCAACGATCGCAGGTTTAGCGATGGCATTTAGTTCTGTAAGCGTTGTTTTGAGTTCGCTATCATTACGTGCCAGAAAAAAATAG